The Citrifermentans bemidjiense Bem genome window below encodes:
- the proC gene encoding pyrroline-5-carboxylate reductase, which yields MDKRTGFIGGGNMAEAIIKGLVAGGVPAGELTVSEPSEPRRKLLAERYGVKAINDNKALIQMSDTIVLAVKPQVAGQVLGAIGTGFVDKLFISIMAGVKSAAIEGILGSGARVVRVMPNTPALVLSGASALSRGDNATEDDLTLARRIFDLIGTTCVVDEKLLDAVTGVSGSGPAYVLTFIEALSDAGVKHGLTREVATQLATQTVYGTAKLLLETHEHPAVLKSNVASPGGTTIAAMHSLDQDGFRAATINAVDVCVAKSKELGQK from the coding sequence ATGGACAAGAGAACAGGTTTCATCGGGGGCGGCAATATGGCCGAGGCGATCATCAAGGGCCTAGTCGCCGGAGGAGTCCCGGCAGGAGAATTGACCGTGTCCGAACCTTCGGAGCCGCGCAGGAAGCTGCTGGCCGAGAGGTACGGGGTCAAGGCCATCAACGACAACAAGGCACTGATCCAGATGAGCGACACCATCGTCCTCGCCGTCAAGCCGCAGGTAGCAGGCCAGGTGCTGGGAGCGATAGGGACCGGGTTCGTCGACAAGCTGTTCATCTCCATCATGGCCGGCGTTAAGAGCGCCGCCATAGAGGGCATTCTCGGTTCCGGCGCCCGGGTGGTCCGGGTGATGCCGAACACCCCCGCCTTGGTCCTAAGCGGTGCATCCGCCCTATCCCGCGGCGACAATGCCACCGAAGACGACCTCACCCTTGCACGCAGGATCTTCGACCTGATCGGTACCACCTGTGTGGTGGACGAGAAGCTGCTCGATGCCGTAACCGGCGTCTCCGGCAGCGGCCCCGCCTACGTCCTCACCTTCATCGAGGCGCTAAGCGACGCAGGGGTGAAGCACGGGCTGACGCGGGAAGTGGCGACCCAGTTGGCGACCCAGACCGTGTACGGTACGGCGAAGCTTCTTCTTGAGACGCACGAGCATCCAGCGGTGCTGAAGAGCAACGTAGCCTCCCCGGGCGGGACCACCATTGCCGCCATGCACTCCCTCGACCAGGACGGTTTCCGCGCCGCCACCATCAACGCCGTCGACGTCTGCGTGGCCAAATCGAAGGAACTGGGGCAAAAGTGA
- a CDS encoding glycerol-3-phosphate dehydrogenase/oxidase, whose product MTDRKERLDRLKSGEIFDLLVVGGGATGCGIALDAASRGLKVALAERRDFAGGTSGRSTKLLHGGVRYLEAAVLHRDRVQFNLVRDALHERGVLLKIAPHLCQRLTLVTPLYRLAQVPYMWAGLKFYDLLARGAGLGHSRYLSPSEMLRRFPQIKGKGLKGGVLYYDGQFNDARMNVALALTALREGAALSNYLEVVGLVREKGRVAGALVRDPLGGASWQIRARCVVNACGPSADLLRRMDDPTAAPLLRLSRGSHIVLPGKFAPADTGIMIPKTEDGRVVFILPWQGMCLVGTTEEPATAGTTPVADDKDVDYLLRHLRRYFNLTVDEGDIMARWAGLRPLVHDPYTADTAELARDHVISCSPTGLITIVGGKWTTYRKMALDTVDFAVANMGLAPSGACRTDRIMLHGGKGFEAQGATVLAKRFALPPDVALHLHGSYGTLATDVAQLCQGELGERLVPPHPYLKGEVLYAVRNEMALSPSDFLERRIPLALLDQRGAQIAAPVVLEMMAQELGWSQVRVAHERSELSNLLEQG is encoded by the coding sequence GTGACTGACAGAAAAGAGCGTCTGGACAGGCTGAAATCGGGGGAGATCTTTGATCTTCTCGTGGTAGGCGGAGGCGCTACCGGCTGCGGTATCGCGCTCGACGCGGCAAGTCGGGGCCTCAAGGTGGCGCTGGCCGAGCGGCGGGATTTCGCCGGCGGCACCAGCGGCAGGAGCACGAAGCTTTTGCACGGAGGTGTGCGCTACCTGGAGGCTGCGGTCCTGCACCGGGACAGGGTTCAGTTCAACCTGGTGCGCGACGCGCTGCACGAACGCGGCGTGCTGTTGAAGATCGCGCCCCACCTGTGCCAGCGATTGACCCTGGTCACGCCGCTGTACCGGCTGGCACAAGTCCCGTACATGTGGGCCGGGCTCAAGTTTTACGACCTTTTGGCGCGCGGGGCGGGCCTCGGGCACAGCCGTTACCTTTCCCCTTCCGAGATGCTGCGGCGTTTTCCCCAGATCAAAGGGAAGGGGCTCAAAGGGGGAGTCCTCTACTACGACGGGCAGTTCAACGACGCCCGCATGAACGTCGCGCTGGCGCTGACCGCACTTAGGGAGGGAGCCGCCCTCAGCAATTATCTGGAGGTGGTCGGGCTGGTCCGGGAAAAGGGGAGGGTAGCCGGCGCACTGGTGCGGGACCCCTTGGGGGGGGCTTCCTGGCAGATCCGGGCCCGATGCGTGGTGAACGCCTGCGGCCCTTCCGCTGACCTCCTGCGCCGGATGGACGACCCTACGGCCGCGCCGCTTTTGCGGTTGAGCCGCGGCAGCCATATCGTGCTCCCAGGGAAGTTCGCCCCGGCAGACACCGGGATCATGATCCCCAAGACCGAGGACGGGCGCGTCGTCTTCATCCTCCCCTGGCAGGGGATGTGCCTGGTCGGCACCACGGAGGAACCTGCAACGGCCGGCACTACGCCGGTTGCCGACGACAAGGACGTTGATTACCTGCTGCGCCACCTGCGGCGCTATTTCAACCTCACCGTGGATGAGGGGGACATCATGGCGCGCTGGGCCGGGTTGAGGCCGCTGGTGCATGATCCTTACACGGCGGATACGGCGGAGCTTGCGCGCGACCACGTCATCAGCTGCTCCCCCACCGGGCTCATCACCATCGTCGGCGGGAAGTGGACCACCTACCGCAAGATGGCGCTCGACACGGTCGATTTTGCTGTCGCCAATATGGGACTCGCCCCCAGCGGGGCATGCCGCACCGACCGTATCATGCTGCATGGCGGCAAGGGGTTCGAGGCGCAGGGGGCTACCGTGTTGGCGAAGCGCTTTGCGCTTCCACCCGACGTCGCCCTGCATCTGCACGGCTCCTACGGGACATTGGCAACAGATGTGGCGCAGCTTTGCCAGGGAGAGCTGGGGGAGAGGCTGGTGCCGCCGCACCCCTACCTTAAGGGCGAGGTGCTTTACGCGGTACGGAACGAGATGGCGCTCTCTCCCTCGGATTTCCTGGAGCGGCGCATTCCTTTGGCGCTTTTGGACCAGAGGGGGGCGCAGATTGCGGCTCCGGTGGTGCTGGAGATGATGGCGCAGGAGTTGGGATGGAGTCAGGTGCGGGTGGCGCACGAGCGATCGGAACTGTCAAACCTGCTGGAACAGGGGTGA
- a CDS encoding DUF3108 domain-containing protein, giving the protein MVLPLHKNRIGSSCIAFSVLVHLAFLFPVWKYGRYDFGNAVLPLQAVMVDLAQATPPAVPVTKPKLPEVAKPMPVRLKARRNVVAAEPTTPPLPPQIGNNAIEPARPAEPATPLVPETVTKKEKEAPKASASPLPKKGTIPLVHPPLRQAGEFLATAKEHLTYQISMFNLPVGSAELEAKNEQGEVRISLKVKSAPAVSGIYPVDDLVETRHIGGNFILTRIRQQEGNFRSDRAFTLMLRDKKVFWIDRLTNRSLNETVPNSDVTDIISGLYYLRNRPLELGRTETLHVYDSDTYADLPIEVLRRERITLPGFRKADTIVIKPVLKTDGIFKRTGEVTIWLTDDAHKVPVKVETQISLGKVTVELIAADTDTDSAPRESVSAKAETE; this is encoded by the coding sequence ATGGTGCTCCCTCTCCACAAAAATCGCATCGGATCGTCCTGCATCGCCTTTTCGGTGCTGGTGCACCTGGCCTTTCTGTTCCCTGTCTGGAAGTACGGCAGGTATGACTTCGGGAACGCGGTTCTCCCGCTGCAGGCAGTTATGGTCGACTTGGCCCAGGCAACTCCCCCCGCCGTGCCGGTTACGAAACCAAAACTGCCGGAGGTAGCGAAGCCCATGCCGGTACGGTTGAAGGCACGGAGGAATGTGGTCGCAGCTGAGCCGACCACGCCCCCCCTCCCGCCACAGATCGGGAACAATGCCATCGAACCGGCGCGTCCCGCCGAGCCTGCGACGCCTCTTGTTCCTGAAACCGTCACAAAGAAGGAAAAGGAGGCGCCCAAGGCCTCCGCCTCACCCCTCCCGAAAAAGGGCACGATTCCCTTGGTCCACCCGCCGCTACGGCAGGCAGGCGAGTTCCTGGCGACGGCAAAGGAGCACCTCACCTACCAGATCAGCATGTTCAACCTGCCAGTGGGGAGCGCCGAACTTGAGGCGAAAAACGAGCAAGGGGAGGTGCGCATCTCCCTGAAGGTGAAGTCGGCTCCGGCTGTTTCCGGGATCTATCCGGTCGACGACCTGGTGGAGACACGCCACATCGGGGGCAACTTCATCCTGACCCGGATACGGCAGCAGGAAGGAAACTTCAGAAGCGACAGGGCCTTCACCCTGATGCTTCGCGACAAGAAGGTGTTTTGGATCGACCGACTCACCAACCGCAGCCTGAATGAAACCGTCCCCAATAGCGACGTCACCGACATCATCTCCGGGCTTTATTACCTGCGCAACCGCCCGCTGGAGCTGGGCAGGACGGAGACGCTCCACGTCTACGACAGCGACACCTACGCCGACCTCCCGATCGAGGTCCTGCGGCGCGAGCGGATCACACTGCCCGGCTTCAGGAAGGCGGACACCATCGTGATCAAGCCGGTGCTGAAGACCGATGGTATTTTCAAGAGGACGGGAGAGGTGACCATCTGGCTCACCGACGACGCTCATAAGGTGCCGGTGAAGGTGGAAACTCAAATCTCCCTGGGGAAGGTAACGGTCGAACTCATAGCGGCTGACACGGATACGGACAGCGCTCCCAGAGAGAGTGTCTCGGCCAAGGCTGAGACAGAATAA
- a CDS encoding porin family protein, whose translation MKIQKKITGAVRPCVLKLAGTALITCSLLAFDHPAAYATSISGDSLTILRLRENKRDDQLFPLYEYLNLSASDTGSQGTISVQLGGWGRIDLGDRSSQRRSDGDIQYGFLSYRANKNNLQFNAGRQWVVEGVATERLDGLYLRTDLVAGFTAATFVGTPVTTNPNFEGGELIYGGRIAHTMPKYYSIGLSALRNETDAEGLREEEGVDLWLHPIPQLDISGRSSYNSLSKGWAEHAYTLSVTPMDALRLSASMQRIDYKDYFYHVTTSALSLTNGILDPNEELWNVGGSIGFLPTKNVNVALEYNRYEYEIAGDADYYGVTASFTTPTALTAGASFHRMDGDTGPLRYNQYRAWATQKFGPADLTLDFFDVDFDSSITGRTNTYSLAAAAGYNFNRSLRVTADIDYQRSTDFDNELRGLVKLSYAFGFGKEGK comes from the coding sequence TTGAAAATCCAAAAGAAAATAACGGGAGCCGTCCGTCCCTGTGTTTTGAAGCTAGCGGGAACCGCATTGATTACCTGTTCCCTGCTTGCCTTCGACCACCCGGCGGCTTACGCAACCTCGATTTCCGGAGATTCCCTGACCATCCTGCGCCTGAGGGAGAACAAGCGGGATGACCAACTGTTCCCGCTATACGAGTACCTGAACCTCTCAGCGAGCGACACCGGCAGCCAAGGGACCATATCGGTTCAGTTGGGCGGCTGGGGACGCATCGACCTGGGGGACAGAAGCAGCCAAAGAAGGAGCGACGGAGACATCCAGTATGGCTTCCTGAGCTACCGGGCCAACAAGAACAACCTCCAGTTCAACGCCGGACGCCAGTGGGTAGTCGAGGGGGTCGCCACCGAGAGGCTGGACGGCCTGTACCTGAGAACCGATCTCGTCGCCGGCTTTACCGCGGCGACCTTCGTCGGCACCCCCGTCACTACCAACCCCAACTTCGAAGGGGGAGAGCTGATCTACGGCGGCAGGATCGCCCACACAATGCCCAAGTACTATTCCATCGGCCTCTCGGCTCTAAGAAACGAGACCGACGCTGAAGGCCTGCGCGAAGAGGAAGGGGTGGACCTCTGGCTGCACCCGATACCGCAGCTGGATATAAGCGGCCGCTCCAGCTACAACTCGCTCAGTAAAGGCTGGGCCGAACACGCCTACACCCTCAGTGTGACCCCGATGGACGCGTTGAGGCTGAGCGCATCGATGCAGCGCATCGACTATAAGGACTACTTCTACCATGTCACGACCAGCGCCCTCAGCCTCACCAACGGTATCCTCGATCCCAACGAGGAACTCTGGAACGTCGGGGGGAGCATCGGTTTTCTCCCCACGAAGAACGTGAACGTCGCGCTGGAGTACAACCGCTACGAGTACGAGATCGCCGGCGACGCCGACTACTACGGCGTCACCGCCAGCTTTACGACCCCTACCGCCCTGACCGCCGGTGCCTCCTTCCACCGCATGGACGGCGACACTGGACCTTTGCGCTACAACCAATACCGGGCCTGGGCTACTCAGAAATTCGGACCGGCCGACCTGACCCTCGATTTCTTCGATGTTGATTTCGACAGCAGCATCACCGGGAGAACCAACACCTACTCCCTGGCCGCGGCCGCGGGATACAACTTCAACCGAAGCCTGAGAGTCACAGCGGACATCGACTACCAGAGGAGCACCGACTTCGACAACGAGCTGCGCGGATTGGTGAAGCTGAGTTATGCATTTGGCTTCGGAAAGGAGGGGAAATAG
- a CDS encoding MFS transporter yields MFKGITGNVLILGLVSFFTDVSSEMIYPLLPLFLTGVLGAGPAFLGAIEGVAESTSSLLKLLSGIVSDRVRRRKRLVLIGYTVSSFMRPLIGSAGSALTVLLIRTGDRVGKGIRTSPRDALIADSVDPSLRGKAYGFHRSMDHAGALVGPLVATLLLSYFVTDLRVVFWLAAIPGLLAVLLIVWKVRDTERVPLDKERLQLALIPAGPLRRYLLILFLFTLGNSSDAFLLLKAGTLGVPPHRIPLLWAFFHLVKMMSSMPFGALSDRIGRKSVIVAGWCVYSLAYIGFGLAANEMQVWLLFAFYGLFFGLTEGAEKAYLVDMSDATMRGAAFGWYNFAIGAGALPASLLFGLIWQHAGPVAPFIFGAALSALAMLLLLVLVRPPMEHAPKLQH; encoded by the coding sequence ATGTTCAAAGGCATTACCGGCAACGTTCTGATACTAGGGCTGGTCAGTTTCTTCACCGATGTCTCCAGCGAGATGATTTACCCGCTGCTACCCCTGTTTCTGACCGGGGTGCTGGGCGCGGGGCCTGCTTTTCTGGGCGCCATCGAAGGGGTCGCGGAGTCGACCTCCTCGCTTTTGAAGCTCCTCTCCGGTATTGTCTCCGACCGTGTCAGAAGGCGCAAACGGCTGGTGCTTATCGGGTACACTGTCTCTTCCTTCATGCGCCCGCTGATCGGCAGCGCCGGCTCAGCCTTAACTGTGCTGCTGATCCGTACCGGCGATCGGGTGGGCAAGGGAATCCGCACCTCCCCCAGGGATGCGCTCATTGCCGATTCCGTCGACCCCTCCTTGCGCGGCAAGGCCTACGGTTTCCACCGCTCCATGGACCATGCCGGTGCCCTGGTCGGCCCCCTGGTCGCGACGCTCCTCTTGAGTTACTTCGTCACCGATCTTAGGGTCGTCTTTTGGCTTGCCGCCATCCCAGGCCTTTTGGCTGTGCTCCTGATCGTTTGGAAAGTGAGGGATACCGAAAGGGTCCCGCTTGACAAGGAACGGTTGCAGCTCGCCCTGATTCCCGCCGGTCCGCTCCGCAGATACCTGCTGATCCTCTTCCTGTTCACCCTTGGCAACTCTTCCGACGCCTTTTTGTTGCTGAAGGCCGGTACCCTCGGCGTTCCGCCCCATAGGATCCCGCTCTTGTGGGCGTTTTTTCACCTGGTGAAGATGATGTCCAGCATGCCCTTCGGAGCGCTGTCGGATCGCATCGGCAGGAAATCGGTGATCGTGGCGGGGTGGTGCGTTTACTCGCTGGCCTACATCGGCTTCGGCCTGGCCGCGAACGAGATGCAGGTCTGGCTGCTCTTCGCCTTCTACGGCCTGTTTTTCGGCCTCACCGAGGGGGCGGAGAAGGCGTACCTGGTTGACATGTCCGATGCCACGATGCGCGGCGCCGCCTTTGGTTGGTACAACTTCGCCATCGGCGCCGGTGCGCTCCCTGCCAGCCTCTTGTTCGGCCTCATCTGGCAGCACGCAGGTCCCGTCGCCCCCTTCATCTTCGGAGCCGCGCTGTCGGCGCTGGCCATGCTGTTGCTGCTGGTGCTGGTGCGCCCCCCTATGGAACACGCACCGAAACTGCAACACTGA
- the glpK gene encoding glycerol kinase GlpK, which yields MEYLLSIDQGTTSSRATLYAASGESLATASRPLAQHYPNPGWVEHDPQEIWEGQLACITEAVAKAGIAPSQIAGVGITNQRETTVVWERETGLPLHRAIVWQDRRTAELTESLKEQGLEAMVRERTGLLLDPYFSASKLCWLLDRVDGLRQRAERGEVCFGTVDSWLMFKLSGGKSHLTDISNASRTMLFNINTLEWDEELLRLFRIPRGMLPEVRGSAAGFGHTSGEVAGAEIHIAGVAGDQQAALFGQGCFAPGMAKATFGTGAFVVMNSGARPGVGDGALSTIAWQLPGEAVQYALEGSIFIAGAAVQWLQEGLGLIGNAREVEVLAASVPDSGGVYFVPALSGLGTPYWDPYARGVVAGLTRGSTKAHLARAALEAIAFQTLDAIRAMEQASGIALKELRVDGGAAANNLLLQIQADLLGVPVLRPRCTESTSLGAAFLAGIGAGVLDTSAIAAQWALDRRFEPQMERERREELHRGWQKCVRLSLGWEKN from the coding sequence GTGGAATACCTCTTGTCCATAGATCAGGGGACCACCAGCAGCAGGGCGACCCTCTACGCCGCCTCGGGGGAATCGCTGGCGACGGCGTCCCGGCCGCTGGCGCAGCACTACCCGAACCCGGGATGGGTGGAACACGACCCGCAGGAGATCTGGGAAGGGCAACTGGCCTGCATCACCGAGGCCGTCGCCAAGGCTGGCATCGCGCCCTCCCAAATAGCCGGTGTCGGCATCACCAACCAGCGCGAGACCACCGTGGTCTGGGAGCGGGAAACGGGCCTGCCGTTGCACCGCGCCATCGTCTGGCAGGACCGCCGCACGGCTGAGCTGACCGAGTCCCTAAAAGAGCAGGGGCTGGAGGCGATGGTGCGCGAGCGGACCGGGCTCTTGCTCGACCCTTACTTCTCGGCGAGCAAGCTTTGCTGGCTTCTGGACCGGGTGGACGGGCTGCGCCAGCGTGCCGAGCGGGGGGAGGTCTGCTTCGGCACGGTCGACAGTTGGCTCATGTTCAAGCTGAGCGGCGGCAAAAGCCACCTGACCGACATCTCCAACGCAAGCCGCACCATGCTCTTCAACATCAACACCCTTGAGTGGGACGAAGAACTGCTGCGGCTTTTCCGCATCCCGCGCGGGATGCTTCCCGAGGTCAGGGGGAGTGCTGCGGGGTTTGGCCACACCTCGGGCGAGGTCGCCGGCGCCGAGATCCACATTGCCGGGGTAGCCGGCGACCAGCAGGCGGCGCTCTTCGGGCAGGGGTGCTTCGCCCCCGGCATGGCCAAGGCCACCTTCGGTACCGGGGCGTTCGTGGTCATGAACAGCGGGGCGCGCCCCGGCGTTGGCGACGGAGCTCTCTCCACCATCGCCTGGCAGCTCCCCGGCGAGGCCGTGCAGTACGCCCTGGAGGGCTCCATCTTCATCGCCGGTGCGGCGGTGCAGTGGCTGCAGGAAGGGCTGGGGCTGATCGGGAATGCGCGGGAGGTGGAGGTGCTCGCCGCGAGCGTACCGGACTCGGGCGGGGTTTATTTCGTTCCGGCGCTCTCCGGCCTTGGGACCCCCTACTGGGACCCCTACGCCAGGGGTGTGGTCGCCGGGCTAACCAGGGGGAGCACCAAGGCGCACCTGGCGCGTGCCGCGCTGGAGGCGATCGCCTTCCAGACGCTCGACGCCATCCGCGCCATGGAGCAGGCGAGCGGTATCGCGCTCAAAGAGCTGCGCGTGGACGGGGGGGCTGCTGCCAACAACCTGCTGTTGCAGATTCAGGCGGACCTTTTGGGTGTCCCGGTGCTTCGTCCGCGTTGTACCGAGAGCACCTCGCTCGGGGCGGCGTTTTTGGCCGGTATCGGGGCCGGAGTGCTGGATACCTCCGCCATAGCGGCGCAGTGGGCGCTGGACCGCCGCTTCGAGCCGCAGATGGAGCGAGAGCGGCGCGAGGAATTGCACCGGGGATGGCAGAAGTGCGTGCGGCTTTCGCTTGGATGGGAAAAGAACTAA
- a CDS encoding cytochrome c: MSKKVFKYSAVIASLLMTAVFAGCGTSHKEGNLTAGNVAKVDETLCAQCHGSAREKLTGRVIYDDYAQSVHALQNVGCQDCHGGGAQHNGVGPMPYPKPGPDQCKTCHDSNKLVTNYKASIHFNAVTENGEEKCNRCHTHEGAVLAAQFGFTGDKTVMDALVNAPGTVANARAIMCNTCHVTHKPQDLRFDANWNPSVTLGAQVQTGSDQYKLCTQCHTYLNPNGTLVASGSNGTAKFFHNTAWNRVIASTHFDDPLTAKVEGYNIRTNSADPCFDCHGHESKTNTSILSRTATGTYVRTTPEATIYTDWAKSGHAGGLLAVKYAAVDAYPKKADGTYDRSQGMTDAVMAAGITDTEAQAWTHYNWDKTNDTVAGDRTGRAACQKCHTSTGTANYMTAPTTYNPANNDFSHLSGWTATTGSVQNEVLYCWGCHKNAGTGELRAPGAIKADYNFQGAVATYPDVKASNVCIVCHVGQASGNSITDLTAAANPFNNVSFVNSHYMAAAGLMYVKIGYTNFVPANTQVPGTTGTAIVSYGQTLTSDADNTVDVNSAAVKGKLTSTHRKLGTSAINGDSHNTAFFVAGNLDSDGPCVTCHYAAGDHTLVLGQKTIDNVCSKCHDVKTPADLEAFIDDEGALPFENAIALALKSLKTNYNISYNQAAYPYFYDDNLAAGTAVKDWTRGGALTAAEAEKLMGACFNINVLKRDPAAHAHARTYARRLLYDSIDFLDNKTMDLSTGATALASGMKDAAGADIYTKGANSNTGTTESFKYLAGYNRTTFVWNASERP; this comes from the coding sequence ATGAGTAAAAAGGTATTTAAGTATTCGGCCGTAATCGCTTCACTACTGATGACCGCCGTCTTTGCCGGCTGCGGTACCAGTCACAAAGAGGGGAATCTCACGGCCGGCAACGTTGCCAAAGTAGACGAGACCCTCTGCGCCCAGTGCCACGGCAGCGCCCGCGAAAAGCTGACTGGCCGTGTCATCTATGACGACTACGCGCAATCCGTTCACGCCCTGCAGAACGTCGGCTGTCAGGACTGCCACGGCGGCGGCGCACAGCACAACGGCGTAGGCCCCATGCCCTACCCGAAACCGGGTCCGGACCAGTGCAAGACCTGCCACGACAGCAACAAGCTGGTGACCAATTACAAGGCATCTATTCACTTCAACGCCGTCACCGAAAACGGCGAAGAGAAGTGCAACCGCTGCCACACCCACGAAGGCGCAGTTCTTGCCGCGCAGTTCGGCTTCACCGGCGACAAGACGGTCATGGATGCTCTCGTCAACGCCCCGGGCACGGTAGCCAACGCCAGGGCTATCATGTGCAACACCTGCCACGTTACCCATAAACCGCAAGACCTGCGCTTCGACGCGAACTGGAACCCGAGCGTCACCTTAGGCGCACAGGTCCAGACCGGCAGCGATCAGTACAAGCTCTGCACCCAGTGCCACACTTATCTGAACCCGAACGGCACCCTGGTTGCCAGCGGCAGCAACGGCACCGCCAAGTTCTTCCACAACACCGCGTGGAACAGGGTTATTGCCTCCACCCACTTCGACGACCCGCTTACCGCGAAGGTGGAAGGCTACAACATCCGCACCAACAGCGCCGATCCGTGCTTTGACTGCCATGGCCACGAGTCCAAGACCAACACCAGCATCCTGTCGCGTACCGCAACCGGCACCTATGTCCGCACCACGCCTGAAGCCACTATCTACACCGACTGGGCTAAGTCCGGCCATGCGGGCGGACTGCTCGCCGTGAAGTACGCTGCTGTCGACGCATACCCGAAAAAAGCAGACGGCACCTACGACCGTTCGCAGGGGATGACCGATGCAGTCATGGCCGCCGGCATCACCGATACCGAGGCACAGGCCTGGACCCACTACAACTGGGATAAGACCAACGACACCGTCGCCGGCGACAGGACCGGCCGCGCGGCCTGCCAGAAATGCCATACTTCCACCGGTACTGCCAACTACATGACAGCCCCGACCACCTACAACCCGGCAAACAACGACTTCTCGCACCTGAGCGGTTGGACTGCAACCACGGGGTCCGTACAAAACGAGGTCCTCTACTGCTGGGGCTGCCACAAGAATGCGGGCACCGGCGAGCTGCGCGCACCGGGCGCCATCAAGGCCGACTACAACTTCCAGGGCGCAGTTGCTACCTATCCTGACGTGAAGGCTTCAAACGTCTGCATCGTCTGCCACGTCGGCCAGGCCAGCGGTAATTCCATCACAGACCTCACCGCCGCAGCCAACCCCTTCAACAACGTTAGCTTCGTGAACTCCCACTACATGGCAGCCGCAGGCCTCATGTACGTGAAGATCGGGTACACCAACTTCGTACCTGCCAACACCCAGGTTCCTGGCACCACCGGCACCGCCATCGTTTCCTACGGCCAGACCCTTACTTCTGACGCCGACAACACTGTCGATGTCAACAGCGCCGCCGTCAAGGGCAAGCTGACCTCTACCCACCGCAAACTCGGCACCAGCGCCATCAACGGCGACAGCCACAACACTGCCTTCTTCGTCGCCGGCAACCTCGACTCCGACGGCCCCTGCGTGACCTGCCACTATGCTGCCGGCGATCACACGCTTGTGTTGGGGCAGAAGACTATCGACAACGTTTGCTCCAAGTGTCACGATGTCAAAACCCCGGCCGACCTTGAGGCATTCATCGACGATGAAGGTGCTCTTCCGTTCGAGAACGCAATCGCTCTTGCACTGAAGTCGCTGAAGACCAACTACAACATCAGCTACAACCAGGCAGCCTACCCGTACTTCTACGACGACAACCTTGCCGCGGGAACCGCGGTGAAAGACTGGACCCGCGGTGGTGCTCTTACCGCTGCCGAGGCTGAGAAGCTGATGGGGGCCTGCTTCAACATCAACGTGCTGAAGCGCGATCCGGCGGCGCATGCCCACGCTCGCACCTACGCCCGCAGGCTGCTCTACGACAGCATCGACTTCCTCGACAACAAAACCATGGACCTCTCCACCGGAGCCACCGCGCTTGCCTCCGGCATGAAGGACGCCGCCGGCGCAGACATCTACACCAAGGGCGCCAACTCCAACACCGGGACTACGGAGAGCTTCAAGTACCTTGCCGGCTACAACCGCACCACCTTCGTATGGAACGCATCTGAACGTCCGTAA
- a CDS encoding cytochrome c3 family protein: MRNMLFICMLCLMSALYAQQALAEKQQHKEYAEMKISECNDCHKGEGVALNHDGDWTRNHRTVASKANNNCGQCHTQSFCLDCHQGGGINADLSRSNFGRDYVPKSHRSDFVNLHPLKAQDNPQTCYRCHDQKYCNSCHARFPKGSLRIKSHLMLGPNNQQYAPALGEHAIEARRNLQSCQTCHPEGDVCIQCHSSGKTNPHPRNWKGISSNYKDKAGSKVCLKCHVPGTF; encoded by the coding sequence GTGAGGAATATGTTGTTTATCTGCATGCTGTGCTTGATGTCAGCCTTGTATGCCCAACAGGCGTTGGCCGAGAAACAGCAGCACAAGGAATACGCGGAGATGAAGATCTCCGAGTGCAACGACTGCCACAAAGGCGAGGGCGTTGCACTTAACCATGACGGTGACTGGACGCGCAATCACCGCACAGTGGCCAGCAAGGCCAACAATAACTGCGGCCAGTGCCACACCCAGTCTTTCTGCCTTGACTGCCACCAGGGCGGCGGCATCAATGCCGACCTTTCCCGGTCTAACTTCGGCCGCGACTATGTGCCCAAGAGCCACCGTAGCGACTTTGTCAATCTCCACCCGCTCAAGGCGCAGGACAACCCGCAGACCTGCTACCGCTGCCACGACCAGAAGTACTGCAACTCCTGCCATGCGCGCTTCCCTAAAGGGAGCCTGAGGATCAAGTCCCACCTGATGCTCGGCCCCAACAACCAGCAGTACGCACCGGCGCTTGGTGAGCATGCCATCGAGGCAAGGCGCAACCTGCAGTCTTGCCAGACCTGCCACCCGGAAGGGGACGTCTGCATCCAGTGCCATTCCAGCGGCAAGACCAATCCGCACCCGCGCAACTGGAAGGGGATCAGCTCGAACTACAAGGACAAGGCCGGCAGCAAGGTGTGCCTCAAGTGCCACGTGCCGGGAACTTTTTAA